CCCGCTTCCATTTTTAATTCAGCCAAATTGGTGCGTTCCAAGACGTTAAAACGCCCTGTTTGTTGTAAATGCGTGACCAGAATGGTCTTTGATTGATTGCCTAAACGGTCAACACCGTCAGAGAAAATGCCATTTTGGTAGCTTGAACGGTTTTCGAATTTACCTACCGCAATCGGGCTGCGAACACCAGCGTAGGTCGTTTTATAAGAAGTAACTTTTTGTACCGGCAGTGTTGATGAAGATTCCGTTGCACAACCGGCCAGCATGAGAGAAGCCAAGCAAAGTGAAGTTAATGTGAGTTTGCTTTTCATTATTACATCTTCCTGAATGATTGTTAGAATAAACCTGTTCGATTTTTTATTCAGCGAATACCGCTAACATAAAAACGGAAGAATAATAAGTATTGTTACAGAAAAAGTCCATTTAATTAGCAAAAAACCTCCCGGAAAAACTCAGTAACAAATTGATTTTTAATCACTAATTTTAATTCACTGAATAATTGCATGATTGCTTAATTTCAGGCTGCCTTACCAAATAAAACAAAATAAAGAAAAGAATGTTGTGCTCTTTCCATTTTATTATCGATAAATAAAATAAATCCAATAATACACTCGTTATCTTAATAAAAAGAAAATTAATCTGATCTCATTGGTCATATATTAGTTTGGCTGAATACACCCGGTACTTCATCGTCAGCATGCCCAATGATCGATAAGCAGAGATTAAGGTATGTATCACTCCCTTTCACCAGTAAAAAATTCTAGATTAACATGCTGAAATACATCATAATATTAGCGATAAAAAGGATTTAATCCTGACAGGGTGTTTTGAACAGATACAAATGTGATAAGAACGTCATAAAGTACACAACTTTTCTTTCTGGTCGTCTCAATTGTTAATGTCACGAATATTCACAATACCTTCGCATAGAGAATAAATAACATTATTTATCAAAATGATACTGGCTATAATTTTCTCTTTTGCGCCGTTTCCCTTTGCAATTTCATCTTTATGAAGAAATTGTTCTCTCAAAAGCCGTATTAGATGGAATGTTTAGGCATCAAAGATGTAAGCGAGAGCGATTATGAAAACAGCAACAAAAAACAGTGACATCACGTCACCGTTATCTTCGTCGGCCAAACGCGCCAACATGACGGAGGCGGAATGGAAAAAAGCAATAAAATTTGACCATATCGATACCGGTTGGGTCATTATGAGTATTGGTATGGCGATCGGGGCCGGCATTGTTTTCTTGCCGGTTCAGGTTGGATTGATGGGATTGTGGGTTTTCCTGCTTTCTTCCATTATTGGTTATCCTGCCATGTATCTTTTTCAGCGACTCTTCATCAATACCCTTGCAGAGTCATCCGAATGCAAGGACTATCCCAGTATCATCGGTGGTTATCTGGGTAAAAACTGGGGCATCCTGCTCGGCATACTCTACTTCATGATGCTGGTGATCTGGATGTTTGTTTATTCCACCGCTATCACCAATGATAGTGCATCTTACCTGCAAACATTTGGCATTACCGACGAACTGATGTCGAAAAATCCCCTTTATGGGTTGGTGTTAATTTGTGTATTAGTCGCTATTTCTTCCCGTAGTGAACAATTGCTGTTCAAATTATCCAGCCTGATGGTGATAACAAAGTTATTGGTTATCGCGGCATTAGGGTTTTCCATGATCGGGATGTGGCACCTTTACAATATTGGCGCATTGCCTCCCTTCGGTCTATTGATCAAACAAGCCATTATTACGTTACCTTTTACGCTCACCTCGATCCTGTTTATCCAAACCCTAAGCCCAATGGTAATCTCTTACCGCAATCGGGAGAAAAACCGTGAAATCGCCCGTTACAAGGCACTGCGAGCCATGAATATTGCCTTTGTAGTGCTGTTTTGTACGGTATTTTTCTATGCCATCTCTTTTACACTGGCGATGGGGCATGATGAAGCACTCAAAGCCTATGAACAGAATATTTCAGCACTGGCGATTGCCGCCCAGTTCTTTCCCGGTGGTTGGGTCATTGTCGTCAGTATCATGCTCAATGTCTTTGCCGTGATGACAGCCTTTTTTGGTGTTTACCTTGGGTTTCGCGAAGCCAGCCAAGGCATTGTAATGAATGTGCTTGGCCGCCTGATGCCGGTTGAAAAGATCAACGAAAAGTGGGTGCAAAAAGGCATCATGGTTTTTGCTATCTTATTAGCGTGGAGCGCGATTATCCTGAATGCTCCGGTATTGAGCTTTACTTCTCTCTGTAGCCCAATATTTGGCATCGTTGGCTGCCTCATCCCGGCTTATTTAGTCTACAAAGTTCCCAGTTTGCACCATTACAAAGGCGTATCGCTCATCTTGATCATCTTTACCGGGATCTTGCTGTGCGTTTCCCCTTTTCTGGCTTTTGCGTAAATAAGCAGATAAGGCCAAAAAAATTCTTTTTGCAGTTTTTTTGGCCTCAACCAAATCATATTCCGCAACTCTCATTTATTAAATAATCATTTTGCTGATGTCACGATATTTAATTAATCATAGAAGATATCTATTTAATTAAATTTTACAAATTGAATAAAAAACGATTAATCCCGTCAACCCAAATAACAACATAGTAACCATGAGGAATTATAACTAAGGTTATCAATTTGCCGGGGACGCCTCCCCCAACCTAATGTTATTCTGGGTACTTTCCTTAATTTCCCTCTCGACATCGCTCTTTTTTAACCCAAAAACCCGCAGTTAAATAGAATAAAAAAACCAATAATAATTTAAATATAAAATATTATTTCAAAAACACCAATAAAACGGTAATTTTTAATCAATTATAAGGCGTTATATAAACAACTTAGATAAATCATTTACTTTTTCTACTAAATGCAGTAAAAATACAAACTCAACACACCAAAAAGGAATTTTAAAAGAATAAAAAACTAAAAAATAAACCAACAAAAATGATTAGTTGTAAAGTTCAATAGAGCTGTTTTTATGTATGGAATTCTATTTATGATTGCCTCATTCTGTATATCAGAACCACATAGCACGTATTTATACGATTTCAATTAGTACTTTCATTAAGAATAATGACGAAAAGAAGACGCAAACTTTTTTATTTGCGGTATTCCAATTAAATTAATCAGGTATTTCTCCAATCATGTTAAAAAAACACTAATGTGTTGTTGCATTCGATTGGCTTAAATACCTGGCTATTCACAATTCATCTCTCTGATTTCATAGGAATGATAATTTCATGAAGCAACGTAAGTTTTTAACCCGATACGAAATAGACGCAATTTTGGCAGCCACAAAACAAGGACGTCACGCAGAGCGGGATTACTGCATGTTATTAATGTGTTTTATTCACGGTTTCAGGGTAAGTGAGCTATGTAATCTATGCCTGTCCGATCTCGATTTAAATTCAGCGATTATTCACATCAGGCGGCTAAAAGGTGGGCTTTCAACCACACATCCTTTAATTCCAGAGGAAATTGAAGCGTTGAAAAAATGGCTGGATATTCGTCAACAATGGCGGGAAGCCGATTCTCCGTGGGTATTTCTCTCGCAAAAATCAGGCCCTGTTTCACGGCAACAAGTTTATGGATTATTGAAACGTTATGGGAAGCAGGCAGCCGTCAGTGTTTCTCCACATCCGCATATGTTGAGACACGCTTGTGGTTATGCATTAGCCGATCTCGGTCGTGATACCCGCTTGATTCAAGATTATCTCGGACACCGTAATATTTCGCATACGGTCATTTATACCGCCAGTAATGTGAAACGTTTCTCCAGCATCTGGGAGTCTCCCGCTAAATAATGGTGTTATTTTTTCTGCTGTTTCCACTAA
This genomic interval from Xenorhabdus doucetiae contains the following:
- a CDS encoding SLC5/6 family protein, whose product is MKTATKNSDITSPLSSSAKRANMTEAEWKKAIKFDHIDTGWVIMSIGMAIGAGIVFLPVQVGLMGLWVFLLSSIIGYPAMYLFQRLFINTLAESSECKDYPSIIGGYLGKNWGILLGILYFMMLVIWMFVYSTAITNDSASYLQTFGITDELMSKNPLYGLVLICVLVAISSRSEQLLFKLSSLMVITKLLVIAALGFSMIGMWHLYNIGALPPFGLLIKQAIITLPFTLTSILFIQTLSPMVISYRNREKNREIARYKALRAMNIAFVVLFCTVFFYAISFTLAMGHDEALKAYEQNISALAIAAQFFPGGWVIVVSIMLNVFAVMTAFFGVYLGFREASQGIVMNVLGRLMPVEKINEKWVQKGIMVFAILLAWSAIILNAPVLSFTSLCSPIFGIVGCLIPAYLVYKVPSLHHYKGVSLILIIFTGILLCVSPFLAFA
- a CDS encoding tyrosine-type DNA invertase, translating into MKQRKFLTRYEIDAILAATKQGRHAERDYCMLLMCFIHGFRVSELCNLCLSDLDLNSAIIHIRRLKGGLSTTHPLIPEEIEALKKWLDIRQQWREADSPWVFLSQKSGPVSRQQVYGLLKRYGKQAAVSVSPHPHMLRHACGYALADLGRDTRLIQDYLGHRNISHTVIYTASNVKRFSSIWESPAK